In Nocardioides jishulii, the DNA window CGAACTGCCGGCTGGGCGCCGCGTCCTCGACGACAGCGCCGAGTCGCTCCACCTGGTCACCCGCGACCCCGCGGCAGCGTTGGCCGACCTCTTCTCGCTGGGGCGTCGACACGTCTTCCTCGAGGGCGGTCCGCGGCTGGCTGCGGCCTTCCTGCGCGCCCGCCTGGTCGACGAGGTCGTCACCTACGTCGCGCCGATGCTCCTGGGGGCCGGCCGCTCGGCCGTGGCCGACCTGGGCATCGACACCATCGCCGCCGCCATGCGTCTGGAGCCCACCGACGTCACGGTGCTGGGCAGCGGCGTCGAGACCAACGTACGCCTGACCATGACCCCGCGCCACGACACCGTCGTCGCCGCGCACCCGTCCGGCAGTGCCTCGCGCGCTGCCCTGCGAGAGGACCACTGAGATGTTCACCGGCATCGTCGAGGAGCTGGGCACCGTCCACGCCGTGGAGGACCAGTCCGACGCCATCCGCCTCACCGTCCGGGCCGAGACCGTGCTCGACGACGTCCACCTGGGCGACTCGATCGCGGTCAACGGCTGTTGCCTCACCGTCAGCGCCGTCGACACCACGCACGAGGGGGGAGCGGTGGACCTGTGGACCGCCGACCTCATGCAGGAGACGCTGGACCGGACCAGCCTGGCGGGCGTGAGTCCGGGCGACCGGGTCAACCTGGAGCGCGCCGTGACCGCCGACAAGCGGCTGGGCGGCCACATCGTCCAGGGGCACGTCGACGGCGTCGGTGAGGTCGTCCGGCGTACCCCCAGCGAGCACTGGGAGGTCGTCGAGATCACCCTCCCGCCGGAGCTCGCCCCCTTCCTGGTGGAGAAGGGCTCCATCACCGTCGACGGCGTGAGCCTGACCGTCGTCGACGTCACCGACACGACCTTCACCGTCAGCCTGATCCCCGAGACGCTCGCCCGCACCACGCTGGGATTCCGAGCGGTGGGCGACCGGGTCAACCTGGAGACCGACGTCATCGCCAAGCACGTCGCCAAGCTGGTCAGGGCCTACCTGCCCGCCGGCACGCAGCACGAGGAGAACAACGCATGAATGTCCTGGCCTGGCTCTTCGACGGCACCATCCCCGTCGGCAACAGCTTCCTCAGCGTGCCGGAGGTGCTGGGCAACGTCTTCGGGCTCACCAGCGCCATCCTCGGCATGAAGCGCTGGATGCTCGCCTGGCCGATCGGGCTGGTCGGCAACATCCTGCTCTTCTTCGTCTTCACCACCGGTTCGATCGCCCAGGTCGGTCAGGAGCCCCTGTGGGGCCAGGCCGGACGGCAGATCTTCTTCGCCGCGGTGAGCCTCTACGGCTGGTGGCGCTGGACCCAGGAGAAGCGCAGGGGTGCCGGCAGCGGCTCGGCTGCCATCACTCCGCGGTGGGCCACCTGGTCGGAACGCGCACAGCTGCTCGCGGTCGGTGTCGTGGCGTGGGTGGTGACGTGGGGCGTCTTCACCCAGATCGGTTCCTGGAACCCGCCCACCGAGGCGTGGATCGTGGCCGGCTCGATGCTCGCCACCTGGGGCATGGCGCGCGGGTGGGTGGAGTTCTGGCTGGTCTGGATCCTCGTCGACGTCGTCGGCGTGTGGAGCCTGGCCACCTCCGACTACCCCGCGCACGCCACGATCGGCATGTACCTCTTCTACGCCTTCTTCGTCCTGCTCGGCTTCTTCACCTGGTGGAAGGTCGCGCGCAACGAGGCCGACGGCACTGCCCCGCAGGACCTGGGCACCGGCGAGGCCGCCGAGACCGGACAGGTGACGGCATGAGCATTCGACTCGACTCCGTGGAGCAGGCCATCGCCGACATCGCCGCGGGCAAGGCCGTGGTGGTCGTCGACGACGAGGACCGGGAGAACGAGGGCGACATCATCTTCGCTGCCTCCAAGGCGACCACCGAGCTGATGGCCTTCACCATCCGCCACTCCAGTGGCGTGATCTGCGTGCCGATGCCGGCCGCCGAGCTCGCGGCCCTGGACATCGGCCTGATGACGCCGCACAACCAGGACCCGCTGAAGACCGCCTACACGGTCTCCGTGGACGCCCGCGACGGCGTCTCCACGGGCATCTCCGCGGCCGACCGAGCCCGCACCGCCCGCCTGCTGGCCGACCCGGAGACGCAGCCCTTCGAGCTCACCCGGCCCGGGCACGTGTTCCCGCTGCGCTACCGCGAGGGCGGCGTCCTGGTGCGTCGCGGCCACACCGAGGCGGCCGTCGACCTCGCCCGCCTCGCCGGGCTGGCGCCGGTCGGCGTGCTGGTCGAGGTCGTCAACGACGACGGCACCATGAAGCGGGCGGCGCAGCTGCGCGAGTTCGCCGACGAGCACGGCCTGTCGATGATCTCCATCGAGGAACTGGTGCGCTTCCGCCGACGCCACGAGATCAACGTGGAGCGGGCTGCCGTGACGGCACTGCCCACCCGGTTCGGCGAGTTCACTGCCTACGGCTACCGCAACCCGGTCGAGGACTCCGAGCACGTGGCCCTGGTGATGGGCGACGTCACCAGCGACGAGCCGGTGCTCGCGCGCGTGCACTCCGAGTGCCTCACCGGCGACGTGTTCGGCTCCCTGCGCTGCGACTGCGGTCCGCAGCTGGAGGAGGCGCTGGAGCGGATCGCTGCCGAGGGACGCGGGGTCGTCGTCTACCTCCGTGGTCACGAGGGGCGCGGCATCGGCCTGGTCGCCAAGCTCCAGGCGTACGCGCTGCAGGACCAGGGACGCGACACCGTCGACGCCAACCTCGACCTCGGGCTGCCCGCCGACGCGCGCAACTACGGCGCCGCGACCCAGGTGCTGCGCGACCTGGGCGTGCAGTCGGTGCGGCTGCTCACCAACAACCCGGTGAAGTCGCAGGACCTGGGTGACTTCGGGGTGCCGGTGGCCGAGACGGTCGCCCTGACCACCCGCCCCACCGAGCACAACGTGCACTACCTGCGCACCAAGCGCGACCGCATGGGTCACACGATCGACAACCTGGAGGAGCAGCAGTGAGTGGAGCAGGAGCACCCCGGAGCAGGCTGGTCGACTGCAGCGACCTGCGGGTCGCGGTCGTCGCCGCGAGCTGGCACACCGAGGTGATGGACGGTCTGCTGGCCGGTGCCCGTCGCGCCCTGCGGGCGTACGGGGCACAGGCCCAGGAACTGCGCGTGCCGGGCACCTTCGAGCTGCCGGTCGTCGCGCAGGCGCTGGCCGCCGAGGGCTACGACGCGGTCGTCGCGCTCGGCGTCGTGATCCGCGGCGGCACCCCGCACTTCGAGTACGTCTGCTCCGCGGCGACCGACGGCCTGACCCGGGT includes these proteins:
- the ribH gene encoding 6,7-dimethyl-8-ribityllumazine synthase; translated protein: MSGAGAPRSRLVDCSDLRVAVVAASWHTEVMDGLLAGARRALRAYGAQAQELRVPGTFELPVVAQALAAEGYDAVVALGVVIRGGTPHFEYVCSAATDGLTRVALDHRVAIGFGVLTCDTDAQALDRAGLPGSGEDKGWEATSAALETARLLRDIRSDR
- the pnuC gene encoding nicotinamide riboside transporter PnuC, which codes for MNVLAWLFDGTIPVGNSFLSVPEVLGNVFGLTSAILGMKRWMLAWPIGLVGNILLFFVFTTGSIAQVGQEPLWGQAGRQIFFAAVSLYGWWRWTQEKRRGAGSGSAAITPRWATWSERAQLLAVGVVAWVVTWGVFTQIGSWNPPTEAWIVAGSMLATWGMARGWVEFWLVWILVDVVGVWSLATSDYPAHATIGMYLFYAFFVLLGFFTWWKVARNEADGTAPQDLGTGEAAETGQVTA
- a CDS encoding bifunctional 3,4-dihydroxy-2-butanone-4-phosphate synthase/GTP cyclohydrolase II, translated to MSIRLDSVEQAIADIAAGKAVVVVDDEDRENEGDIIFAASKATTELMAFTIRHSSGVICVPMPAAELAALDIGLMTPHNQDPLKTAYTVSVDARDGVSTGISAADRARTARLLADPETQPFELTRPGHVFPLRYREGGVLVRRGHTEAAVDLARLAGLAPVGVLVEVVNDDGTMKRAAQLREFADEHGLSMISIEELVRFRRRHEINVERAAVTALPTRFGEFTAYGYRNPVEDSEHVALVMGDVTSDEPVLARVHSECLTGDVFGSLRCDCGPQLEEALERIAAEGRGVVVYLRGHEGRGIGLVAKLQAYALQDQGRDTVDANLDLGLPADARNYGAATQVLRDLGVQSVRLLTNNPVKSQDLGDFGVPVAETVALTTRPTEHNVHYLRTKRDRMGHTIDNLEEQQ
- a CDS encoding riboflavin synthase, which produces MFTGIVEELGTVHAVEDQSDAIRLTVRAETVLDDVHLGDSIAVNGCCLTVSAVDTTHEGGAVDLWTADLMQETLDRTSLAGVSPGDRVNLERAVTADKRLGGHIVQGHVDGVGEVVRRTPSEHWEVVEITLPPELAPFLVEKGSITVDGVSLTVVDVTDTTFTVSLIPETLARTTLGFRAVGDRVNLETDVIAKHVAKLVRAYLPAGTQHEENNA